The region ATTACAATCAGCGATTTCAGTGAGTTGTGTTTGGTGTTATAAACAGTTTACACATAAAATGTCAAAAGAAAAATATACTGATTATCTTTTAAAATTTAACTATGGAAATAAAACAGTAGGGAAAGATAAATCATCTTTTTGGTTAAATGGTAATTTGAAGATATCTGCTTTTGAACAAATAGATTTTTTAAAAAAACTTTACAATGAAAATCTCCCAATCTCTAAAAAAAATATTAGTATAGTTAAAGCTATTATAACAGTAGATAAAAATGATAAATATGAATTAAAAGCAAAAAGTGGGTGGGATGGAGCTATTGGTTGGTATGTAGGTTATGTAAAAACAAATAATAAGGTATATTTCTTTTCTTTAAATGGTGATATAAAAAGAGAAAAATTGAAGCTAAGAAAAGAAATAGTTTATAAAGCATTAAAATCCAAAAATATTTTATAAAATAAGGTGTCTTAAAATGTCCAAGATAGTTTAATTATGACTATCTAAACTCACCCAAAATATTTTCTTAACAAATTTTCTAGCCCATTTTAAAACCCAAATTTATCCTCTATTAATAGGAAGTTTTTTCTAATTTTGAAAGTGTCTTAAAAAGTCTAAGTTGGATTTTTACTTTGTCTCAATCAGTCTCTCTGGCTAAGTATGTATATCTGAGGATAGTTGAGTCTAATTTACTTCAAAAGATGATGTAATTCTTTTTTATTATTTAAAAACAACTTTATTTTAAATTATCTAAATTTTTCAAGGAATCTTGATGATATTTGAAAAATTTTGAATCTACTTTTCCTATATATTGAAAAAAATCTAAATTATTAATTGTTTTAATTTTTTTAAAATCTTTTTTTTCTAGTTTTTCAAATTCTAAATGGGTTTTAACATATTTATCTTGATATGTTTCAAAAATATCATTATGAAAATTCTCACTTAACTTATTATTTTTAAATATTAAATTATTGTTATTTTTTTTATAGGCAATTTCTGGGCAGTTTAAATCAAAATAGATTTGATTATCTAGATTTGGACTTAGGGGATATAGTCTACAAACTGTAGGTCTGTTTTCATAAATTGTACACTTATAATCTTTTAAGTAGGGGCAATAATCTTTTCCATTAGTAAGTAAAATAACTGGTTTGATATAATTTAGGTTACCAAATATAAAAACTATGGGGAATCTTTCATAAACTTTTTTAAAATCTTCTAAAATTATTTGTGAGAATATTATTCCATTTTTACCATTACAGCAGTTAGCTTCACAATTACTACAATTTCCAAAATATAGTTGTTTATTGGTTGTTAAAGTGAACAATGGATAAGTCTCCTTAAAATTGATAGAGTATAAATAGGATGGAGAGAAACAAAAAAAGGGAAAAGATTTCAAACCTTTTCCCTTTTTTAAATTATTTTGTAAATAAAACCTATATTTACAAATCTACTAGATAGTAAATTTATTGATAAATTTCATTAAATTTTAACAATACCAAAAAGTGATTTTTTTCTCATTTACACCTCCATATTGTTTATGTTAAATGTATTATACTCCTTTTTTTTATTAAAAGTAAATTAAATTTGAAATTAATATGAAAATATATAGAAAAAATAAATTTAATTAATCTAAATCTAGTTTAATTTTGTTAAAATTCAAAGAAAATTTGGATTAATATGAAAGATAAATTAAAAGAGATTATATTAGAAGCAGGAAAGATATTAAGAGATGGATATTTTTCTAAAAAAGATGTAAATTTTAAAGCAAAAAAAGATTTAGTTACAAAATATGATGTTGCAGTTGAAAATTTTTTAAAAGAGAAGTTTTCAGATGAGTTTAAAGATTTTAACTTAATTGCTGAAGAATCAAATAATGAAAATATTGAGTTTAATAATTCTATTATCATAGACCCAATAGATGGAACAACAAATTTTGTAAATCAAGTTCCCCATACTGCAATATCTGTAGGAGTTTATAAAGATAAAAAACCTTATATAGGTATAGTATATAATCCTATTTTGGATGAACTTTATGAAGCACAGATTAATTGTGGTGCTTTTTTAAATGGAGAGAAAATTGAAGTTTCTAAAGAGAAGGTTTTTCAAAAGGCATTAATATCAACTGGTTTTCCATATAGTAGTGGTACAAATCAAGATGATCTATTAGATGTTATAGAAAAGATTAAAAATATTTTGCCAAAGTGTCAAGATATTAGAAGATTAGGTTCTGCAGCTTTAGATTTATGTTATATAGCAAAAGGTACATACGAAGGTTATTATGAAATGAATCTAAAAGCATGGGATGTAAGTGCAGGAATAATAATCTTATTGGAAGCTGGTGGACAAGTATCAAATTTATATCTGCAAGATTATAAATTATTTGAAGACAAATATATAGTTGCTTCAAATGGTCTTATTCACTCACATTTAATATCTAATTTAGTTATGAAGTAATTTTTTAGTAATTTTTAGATATTATAAATACTTTTAAAAATATTCAAAAGGGTAAATATGTGCGGTATTGTAGGGTACATAGGTAAAAAAGATACAACAAAATTTTTATTAGACGGTTTAAAAGAATTAGAATATAGAGGTTATGACTCAACTGGAATGGCTTTATTAAACAATAATAAAATTGATGTTTTTAAAGCATTAGGAAAATTAACTAATCTAGTAAATAAAATTAGTAATGCTTCTTTAGATGAATACCCAATAGGCATTGGTCATACAAGGTGGGCAACCCATGGAAAACCTACTGAATTAAATGCACATCCACACTTAGGTGAATACTCTTATGTTGTTCACAATGGAATAATTGAAAACTATAAAGAGATAAAAGAAGAGTTACAAGCTCAAGGAGTAAAGTTTGTTTCTCAAACTGATACAGAAGTAATTGTACATCTTTTTGAAAGTTTTTATAATAAATCAAATGATTCAAAAAAAGCATTTGAAAATACAATAGAAAAGCTAAAAGGTGCATTTTCAATCCTTTTAATCTCAAAAGCAGACCCAGAAAAAATATTTTTCTTTAAAAATGGAAGTCCTTTGATAATTGCAAAAGGTAATGATGAAGGTGAAGTTATGTTTGCATCTTCAGATGCACCTTTAATTGGTCTTGCACAAGATGTAGTTTATTTAGAAGATGGAGTGGGAGGAATTGCCTCTGCTTCAAACATAGAGTTTTTAAGTGATAATTATACTTGGAGTACCCTTCCTACATCAAAACAATTTGCTCAAAAAGATGGTTTTAGATTCTTTATGGAAAAAGAGATTTATGAGCAAAGTAATGTAGTAAGTGATTGTATGCTTGGAAGAATACAAGATGAAGGAATATATTTTGATGAAATTAATCCAAGCTTAATTGAAGGAATTAAAGAGATAAAATTATGTGCATGTGGTACATCGCACCATGCAGGTCTAACATCTTCATATCTTTTTGAAAGACTTTCAAAAATAAAATGTAATGTAGAAGTAGCAAGTGAGTTTAGATACAAAGAGCCTCTACTTACGAAAGATACATTATTTATAGTTATTTCTCAAAGTGGAGAAACAGCTGATACTTTAGAGGCTTTAAAGATGGCAAAGAATGCTGGACTTAAATCTTTAGTTATTTGTAATGTTGATAATTCATCTATGACAAGACTTGCTGATTATACTATTTTAACAAGGGCAGGAATAGAAAAAGGTGTAGCTTCAACTAAGGCATTTTCAACTCAAACAGTAGTTTTATGGATGTTATCTCTTTATTTTGCTAAAATAAACGGTTCAATTTCAAATGAGAAGTTACAAAGTGAATTAAAAGCCTTAAGAGAGGTTCCTAAAACATTAATTGTTGAAGATAAAATTCACGAAAAATGTAGAAGACTATCGAAAAGATATCTTCATGGTCATGGTTTTTTCTTTATAGGACGTGATGTCTTTTTCCCATTAGCATTAGAAGGTGCTTTAAAATTAAAAGAAATTTCATATTTGCACGCAGAAGGATATCCTGCAGGTGAAATGAAACATGGTCCAATCGCATTGGCAGATCCTGAGTTATTTACAATTGCTTTGATGCCACAAAATTTATTATATGATAAAATAAAATCAAATGTTGAAGAGTTAAGTGCAAGAGATAGTACTATTTGTGCCATATCTCCTCTTGATTTTGATCTTAGTGATGATTTTATTAAAACTCAAGAAACAGAGCATTATATGTTAGAGTTTTTTGAGATGTTAGTTGTATTGCAACTTCTATCAATGGAGATTTCAATACGATTAGGGAATGATGTTGACATGCCAAGGAATTTGGCAAAGTCCGTTACTGTTGAATAAATATTAATTTTTTATTTTTTAAATTTTAAAATAAAAAGTAAGTGTGTATTTAATGGAAAACAAAAATGGAAAACCTACGAGGAAAACAAAAATGGAAAACAAAAATCAATACTTATTTACAAGTGAAGTTGTAAGTCCGGGGCACCCAGATAAGTGTGCAGATATTATTGCTGATTCAATCGTTGATAGATTGATAATAGAAGATAGCGAGAGTAGAGTTGCTTCGGAAGTTTTTGTTGCTGGAAAGCATGTTGTAATTGGTGGAGAAGTTAAATCTAAATGCCAATTATCACAAAAAGAGTATGAAGAAATTGTAAAAGATGCTCTTGCAAAAATTGGTTATGATGGTAAATCTAGTTTTACAAAAGAACAATGTTTACATCCTGATGATGTAGAAGTACAGGTGCTTTTAAACCAACAAAGCCCAGATATCTCACAAGGTGTTGATCAAACAACTGGAGATATAGGTGCTGGAGATCAAGGTATTATGTTTGGTTTTGCTTCAAGCGAAACAGCTGATTTAATGCCAGCTGCTATTACTTATGCTAGAATGTTGGCTGATAAAGTTTATAATTATGCATTAAACCATAAACATAAACTTGGTGTTGATATTAAAACTCAAGTTACTATTGATTATGGTACAAAAGAGAATTTTGAGAATTGCAAACCTCAAAAAATTCATACAATTGTTGTTAGTGCACCTTCTGTTGAAGGTATGCCAATTGAAGAGGTAAGAGAGTTAATTCAAGGACTTATTGATGACACAGGTTTACCACCAGAGATGTATAAAAAGGATGAAACAATTATTCATATTAATCCAACGGGAAGATATGTAAATCACTCATCTTTACATGATAGTGGATTAACAGGAAGAAAACTGATAGTTGATTCATTTGGAGGTTATGCACCAATTGGTGGTGGAGCACAATCAAGTAAAGATTATACAAAAGTTGATAGATCTGGACTTTATGCTGCAAGATGGATTGCAAAAAATATTGTTGCAGCTGGACTTGCAAATAAGGCAGTTGTACAAATATCTTATGCAATTGGTGTTGCTAGACCAACTTCTGTTGCCGTTGATACAATGGGTACATATACAAAAATTGATGATGACAAGTTATCACAATTTGTAATGGATGAATATCCGTTAACTCCAAGATGGATTACTGAGCAGTTCAACCTTGATAAACCTTCTGAAGAAACATTCCTTTATGCGGATGTTGCTGCAAGAGGACAAGTTGGACAAAGTGATTATCCTTGGGAAAAACTTGATCAAGTAGAAAAATTTAAAAGCTTAGTTTAGAGGTATATATAATGGATTTAAAAAACTTATTTAGCAAGATTACATTTGATAGCGGTAATAAAGAACAACCTACAAAAAATGATGCACCTACACACTGGATTAAGTGTCCAGAGTGTTCTGCATTAATGTTCTTTAAAGAGGTTGAAAACCAAAACAATATTTGTCCAAAATGTAATTTTCATATGAGAATTGGTGCAAAAAGAAGAATTGAAATTTTAGCAGACAGCGATTCTTTTGTTGAATATGATTCTGATTTAAAACCTATAGATCCGTTAAAATTTGTAGATAAAAAATCGTATAAAAAAAGAGTTGACGAAGCTTATAAAAAAACAGGAAGAAACTCTGCTGTTGTTAGTGGAGAGTGTACAATAAATGAAGTGCCTGTTCAAATTGTAGTTTTTGACTTTGCTTTTATGGGTGGAAGTTTAGGTTCTGTTGAGGGTGAAAAAATAGTTAGAGCTGTTGATAGAGCAATTCAAAATCATCAAGGTCTGATTATTGTTTCAGCTTCAGGTGGTGCTAGAATGCAAGAATCAACATTTTCTTTAATGCAGATGGCAAAAACATCAGCAGCACTTAAAAAAATGGATAAATTAAAACTTCCTTTTATCTCTGTCTTAACTGACCCAACAATGGGTGGTGTTTCTGCTTCATTTGCATTTTTAGGTGATATTATTATGGCTGAACCAGGAGCATTAGTAGGGTTTGCTGGTCAAAGAGTTATTAAGCAAACTATTGGTGCTGATCTACCTGAAGGTTTCCAAAGAGCAGAATTTTTACTTGAAAAAGGTTCAATTGATATGGTTGTAAATAGAAGTGAAATGAAAAAAACTCTTTCTGATTTATTAACAATGTTCCAAAAAGATACTAACGCTAGTTAATTATAGATGGAGTTTTTACTCCATCACTTAAATTTATGGCAAAAATTAATATTTATGCAGTAGTAAAACCATCAAAAGATGAGTTTGACAAATTATCAAATGATTTTATAAAAATGTGTTCAAAGTTTGCAAAAGTTGAAGTTCATTCTATATTTAATAAAAATATAGCTAAAGCTCAGTCAATAGGTGAAAAAGAAGCGCAAAAATCTTATACAGAAGCATTTGAACCTCATATGAAGGGGTATTGTATTGCCTTAGATGTGTTAGGTAAAAAAATTGATAGTTTTAAATTTTCAGAAATAATTACAACTCATAGTGAAATAAATTTTTTTATAGGTGGAGCTTATGGTTTTGAAAGAAGTTTTTTAGATAAATGCGAGCTTTCAATAAGCCTTAGTTCATTAACTATGGCTCATAAAGTAGTAACACTTGTATTACTTGAACAAATATTTAGAGGTTTGGCGATAAAAAATAACCATCCGTATCATAAATAATTTATAAATATTTGTGTATAATTGCAAAATTTTTTTAATAGGGTATAATATGGCTAACACTAAACAGATAGAAGAATTAAAAAATATCTTGCTTGAGAGAAAAGATAAAATTACTAAAAACATTCAAGGTAGTAGAGATAGTATAGATTCTTTAAAAGATTCTGAGTGCAAAGATGATTATGATTATGCAGAAGTTTCTAGTGATTCTTTCAAAGAGGGGATAATTGCTAATCAACAAATTACAGAACTTAAAGAGATCGAAGATGCTCTTAAAAGAATAGAAAAAGGTACATATGGTATTTGTGAAATGTGCGATGAATCAATTGCTATTGGAAGATTAAGAGCAAAACCATTTGCAAAATTTTGTACACCTTGTAGAGAGATTTACGAAGTAGAACAATAAAATTAAAAGGATTAGATGTGGGACTTAAATCGTATATAGGTTTTTCTTTATTATTTATATTAATATTAGGACTAGCTATTTTTAGTATGGAAGCAGGGGATTATGAACTAAAAGTTTTTGACTTTTCATTAAACTTACCTATAGTGATATGGTTTTTATTACCTGTAGTTGTACTTTTTGTATTAAGCCTTCTACATCTTCTTTTTTACAGTACAGTTAACTACTGTAAGCAAAAAGCTTTTCTAAAAGATGAATTAACAATTGTTACTTCAGTGAAGAATTTTTTATTACAAAAAGATGAAAAATGTAAATTAAAAACATCTGGATATAAAAATATATTTAAGATATTAAATCAATTAAAACTTGATGTAAAAGATAATACTTTTACTTCAACTAATGAAGAGTTAAATCAAACAGTATCTTTAATAAAAGATATAAAAGCTGGAAAATATGTAAGTGAAAAAAATCTTAAATTAGATAGTAATTCTGAACTTGCAAAAACAAATCTTATTAATAAAATAAATGAGCAAGTTGATTTTTCTTTAGATATTTTGAAAAAAGTTGATGCATATTCTGAAGATGTAATTAAAATAGCATTTTTTAATGTATTAGAAAATAAAGCAATGACAACAATAAAAAAAGTTTACACTAGTGTTAAACTTGATAGAGAAATGGCTTATAAACTTTTTTTGAAAGATGTTGATAATATTGAGTTTGGATTAACAAAGGAAGAGATTTTAAAGATAACTAAATCTTTAAATTATTCAAAAAATGAATATATAAATTTAGCAAAACTTTATAAAGCCGTGTTAAGTCCAGATAAATTAATAGAATTATTTGAATTTATTTCAAATGAAATAGAAGAAGCTGTAGATGCTAACTTATATGTTCTATGTGAATTAGAAATGATTGACAAAGTAAGAGAAATCTTAAGTGGTTATGATAACAATGAATTAGTTGCTTTTAGAGCTTTAATAGATTTAAAAGAAGCTGGAAAGCAATACTCTCTAGACGAAATCTCATATAATAATTAATGAAAAATAAAATAGATTTTAGCCAGCCACTTATGGTGCTGGCTCCACTTGCCGGATATACTGATTTACCATTTCGTTCTGTTGTTAAAAAATTTGGTGCAGATATTACTATCTCTGAGATGATATCTTCAAATGCTTTAGTTTATAAGTCAGAAAAAACTAGAAAAATGATTGAAAAAGCTCCAAGTGAAGACCCTTATATTGTCCAAATAGCAGGAAATAAACCTGAACTTGTAAGGGATGCTGTTGAGATTTTAAATGATATTGATGGTATTGATGGAATCGATTTAAATTGTGGTTGTCCTGCACCAAAAGTATTTAATCATGGATCAGGTTCAAATCTTTTAGGGGATTTAAAAAAACTTGAAGAGATTTTATTAACAGTAAAAAAATACAATAAAAAACAATATACAACTGCAAAAGTTAGAATTGGAGTAAATGAAAAAATACCAGTAGAAATTGCAAAAGTTGTAGAAGCTTGTGGAGTTGACTATATTGCAGTTCATGGAAGAACAAGAGCTGGAAAATATAAAGCGCCAGTTGATTATGATGCAATTAGGATGATGAAAGAAGCTGTTTCTATTCCAGTTATTGCAAATGGTGATATCAAAGATTATGATAAGGCAAAAGAGGTATTAAATTATACAAATGCAGATGGAGTAATGATTGGTCGTGCTGCAATTGGGAAACCTTGGATTTTTTATCAACTTAAAAATGGAATTGAAAATATCAGCGAAGATAAAAAAAGAGAAATTATTTTAGAACATTTTGATGCAGTACTAAAGTTTCATGGTCAACATGGTGCTGTAATGTTTAGAAAACTTTTACATTCTTACTCTAAAGGGTATAAAGGTGCAGCTGAATTTAGAGATATTATAAATCGAATATCTGACGCAGAAGTTATGCGAGATATGATAGAAAACTTTTTTTAAAAACTTTTTAGATAAAATATTAAACTTTTTGCAAAGGATAATATTTGTCAGACTACTATTACGAATTAATAATTAAACCTTCAGGAAATTACGAAGTTTTTCTTGATCTTTTAAATTCATTAGTTAATGATGCTATTGAAGAGAGTGATGATTCAATCATTGCTAGAAGTGAAGAAGACTTAAGTGATATAGAATATGGAATAAACGAGTTTTCCAAGGCCGTTGGTATTGAGTGTGAAACAATATTATCAAAAAAGAAAAATATTGATTGGATAAAACAATATCAAGACTCAGTAAAAGCTGTAGAGGTTGGAAAATTTTATGTTAGACCCTCTTGGGATTTGGAAAAAGAGGATAAAATTAATATAATAATTGATCCTGCTTTGTCATTTGGTTCAGGGCATCATGAAACTACTTCTAGTTGTTTAGAAGCTATAAGTGAGTTTGTTAAAAAAGATGATGAAGTACTAGATGTTGGTACAGGAAGTGGTATTTTAGCAATTGGTGCATCAAAACTTGGTGCAATAGTAGATATTTGTGATACAGATGAAGTTTGTATAAAAGATACAAAAACAAATTATAATTTAAATAATGTTATATTTAACAACTCTTGGGTGGGAAGTGTTAATAAAGCTGAAAAAAAATATGATATAGTTATAGCAAATATTGTAGCTGATGTATTAGTCTTTATAGCTTCTGATTTGAAGAAGTGCTTAAAAGATGATGGTATATTAATAATATCAGGGATATTGGATAAACATATTGATAAGGTTTTAAGAAAATTTCAAGATGTGAAACAGTTAAAAGTGATTCATAAGAATGAATGGATAACTGTAGTATTAAAAAAATAAAGGGAGCAAGATTTATATGAGTGATAAAAACAATAAAAATGGTGGAGATAATAACAACAACTTTTTTAATAATAATCCACTTTTAGTTTTTGTAATTTTTTCAATAGTTACAATTTTTGTTTTTAAGGCTGTATTTCCGGAAGGAAACGGTCAATCAATGATGGGACAAAATTCAAGTATGTCAAGTTTTGGTCAAACAAAAAACAAAACAGTACCATATTCTGATTTGAAAAAATTAATTAGTAATGGTGGAATTGAGTATGTGGGTATAGGAAATACTCAAATAAAAGCAGTAGGTAAACCTTCAGGTGGTCAAGTTACTACTTATACAGCTAGAAGAGTAGTGCCAGATGATACTTTAATTCCAAGTTTAGAAGAAAAAGGTATCGCTTATGGTGGAATAAATGAAGAGAATCTAATTGCAGATATTCTTTTTGGTTGGGTTTTACCAATTTTTATCTTCTTTGCTATTTGGATGTTCTTAGCAAAAAGAATGTCAAAATCAATGGGTGGAGGTTCAGGAGGAATTCTTGGAATAGGAAGTTCTAAAAAGATGATTAATTCTGAAAAACCAAATGTTACTTTTGATGATATGGCAGGGAACCATGAAGCAAAAGAGGAAGTACAAGAGGTTGTTGATTTCCTTTCTTCTCCAGAAAGATATATTAAACTTGGGGCTCAAATTCCAAAAGGTGTTTTATTAGTTGGACCTCCAGGTACAGGTAAAACTCTTTTAGCAAAAGCAGTTGCAGGTGAAGCAGATGTACAATTTTTATCTGTTTCAGGTTCAGCTTTTATTGAGATGTTTGTTGGGGTTGGAGCAAGTAGAGTTAGAGATCTTTTTGAACAAGCAAAAAAAGTTGCTCCGGCAATTATCTTTATTGATGAGATTGATGCAATTGGTAAAAGTAGAGCCTCAGGTGGACCTATGGGTGGAAATGATGAAAGAGAACAAACATTAAATCAGTTATTAGCTGAAATGGATGGATTTTCAACAGAATCAGCACCAGTTATTGTATTAGCTGCAACAAATAGACCAGAAGTTCTTGATCCAGCACTTTTAAGACCAGGAAGATTTGATAGACAAGTTTTAGTTGATAAACCAGATTTTGAAGGTAGAAAAGAGATTTTAAATGTTCATATCAAAAGTGTAAAACTTGGTAAAGATGTTGATTTAGAAGAGGTTGCTAGAATGACAGCAGGACTTGCTGGAGCAGATTTAGCAAATATTGTAAATGAAGCAGCATTATTAGCAGGTCGTGTTTCAAAAGAAGAAGTAAATTATGAAGATTTTAAAGAAGCAGTTGAAAGACAAATTGCTGGACTTGAAAAGAAATCAAGAAGAATATCTCCTAAAGAGAGAAAAATTGTTGCTTATCATGAGTCTGGACATGCAGTAATTGCAGAGATTACAAAAGGTGCTAAAAAAGTAAATAAAGTATCTATTGTGCCAAGAGGACTAGCTGCACTTGGATATACATTGAATACTCCTGAAGAGAACAAATATTTAATGCAAAAACATGAACTTATAGCTGAAGTTGATGTTTTACTTGGTGGTAGAGCAGCTGAGCAAGTATTTATTGGTGAAATATCTACTGGTGCA is a window of Halarcobacter sp. DNA encoding:
- the ftsH gene encoding ATP-dependent zinc metalloprotease FtsH — translated: MSDKNNKNGGDNNNNFFNNNPLLVFVIFSIVTIFVFKAVFPEGNGQSMMGQNSSMSSFGQTKNKTVPYSDLKKLISNGGIEYVGIGNTQIKAVGKPSGGQVTTYTARRVVPDDTLIPSLEEKGIAYGGINEENLIADILFGWVLPIFIFFAIWMFLAKRMSKSMGGGSGGILGIGSSKKMINSEKPNVTFDDMAGNHEAKEEVQEVVDFLSSPERYIKLGAQIPKGVLLVGPPGTGKTLLAKAVAGEADVQFLSVSGSAFIEMFVGVGASRVRDLFEQAKKVAPAIIFIDEIDAIGKSRASGGPMGGNDEREQTLNQLLAEMDGFSTESAPVIVLAATNRPEVLDPALLRPGRFDRQVLVDKPDFEGRKEILNVHIKSVKLGKDVDLEEVARMTAGLAGADLANIVNEAALLAGRVSKEEVNYEDFKEAVERQIAGLEKKSRRISPKERKIVAYHESGHAVIAEITKGAKKVNKVSIVPRGLAALGYTLNTPEENKYLMQKHELIAEVDVLLGGRAAEQVFIGEISTGAGNDLERATDIIKSMATIYGMSDIAGLMVLEKRSNQFLGGQTQKDFSDDMSKNLDEYVKRMLNERYEAVVQSLEDNKDAIEEMTKELLDVEVISGQRVRDIIKDHGGEVFEEEDLHTEALNEEEKSSPKEENEESSSKTNEENIKVDENETSSNDEEIKEDKKD